From one Chanodichthys erythropterus isolate Z2021 chromosome 3, ASM2448905v1, whole genome shotgun sequence genomic stretch:
- the LOC137002783 gene encoding uncharacterized protein has translation MADQCDLCLLGLIILSSLLTGTSGVDDPHVLISSGENVHLSCNNALSDCKSTTWTYSRHSGAVELINGGIKNKDTERHERLSLGSDCSLNIKNVTEEDYGLYTCQQWTGAEGQQQKQGTDARVYLHVLHVSPSSSSSSSSSQTEISPGRSVTLSCQLYSYDRLSCDYLVRSEGLQLLWVNQAGVDLKTDSRYQILFSSDHCIITLTTTLLNEDDNREWRCQLTLRNQLQTSVRYTVKYSGEKQLLLLLFTRDF, from the exons atggCTGATCAGTGTGATCTGTGTCTGCTGGGACTGATCATTCTCTCTTCACTTCTCACAG GGACCAGTGGAGTGGATGATCCACATGTGTTAATCAGTTCTGGTGAAAATGTCCATCTGTCCTGTAATAATGCTCTTTCTGACTGCAAATCAACTACATGGACCTACAGCAGACATTCAGGGGCAGTTGAACTGATTAATGGAGGGATAAAGAATAAAGACACAGAGAGACATGAGAGACTGAGTCTGGGATCTGACTGCTCTCTGAACATCAAGAACGTCACAGAAGAAGATTATGGATTATACACCTGCCAACAATGGACGGGTGCAGAaggacaacaacaaaaacaaggaACTGACGCACGTGTTTATCTGCATGTTCTTCATG TgtctccatcatcatcatcatcatcatcatcctcacagACTGAGATCAGTCCAGGTCGctctgtgactctctcctgtcaGTTGTATTCATATGATAGATTATCCTGTGATTATTTGGTCCGTTCTGAAGGACTTCAGCTGTTGTGGGTGAATCAGGCTGGTGTTGATCTGAAGACAGACTCCAGATAtcagatattattctcatcagATCACTGTATCATCACTCTGACTACAACACTCCTGAATGAAGATGACAACAGAGAGTGGAGATGTCAGCTTACTCTCAGAAATCAACTCCAGACCTCAGTCAGATACACTGTCAAGTATTCAGGTGAGAAACAactattactactattattcacaagagacttttaa